ATGATCGTGAACCGCAACAAGCGTGGGATTGCGCTCGATCTAAAAACGCAAGGCGGGAAGGACGTGCTCAGGAAGATGCTTGCGAGCGCGGACGTCGTGACGGAGAACTATCGACGCGGCACGATGGAAAAACTCGGCATGGGCTACGAGTCGCTCAAGGCGGTCAATCCCGGTCTCATCTATTGCGCGATCTCCGGCTACGGCCGAAGCGGGCCGATGGCGGACAAGGGCGGGTTCGATCTCATCGCGCAGGGCATGAGCGGCTTGATGAGCATGACGGGCGAGCCGGGGCAAGCGCCCATCAAAGCCGGTTCGCCGGTCACGGATATCAATGCGGGCATTCTCGCCGCGCTCGGCATCAGCGCGGCTTATGCGAGGAAAAAGAGCACGGGCCTCGGGCAGATGGTCGATACGTCGCTATTCGAAGCGGGCCTGCAGCAAATGTATTGGGCGTTCGCCAACTATTTCGCCGATGGCACCGTCTTGCCCAAGGCCGGCTCCGCGAATCCGACGAGCGCGCCGTATCAGGCATTCCGCACGCGCGACGGGTGGATCAACATCGGCGCGGCGAACCAGAGCAACTATGAGCGTCTAGTCGGTGTCCTGAATATTCCGGGGCTTGCCGAGGACGCGCGCTTTCAGACGAATGCTGGCCGCCTGAAGCATCGCGAGGCGCTCGTCGACATCCTGACCGCGCGCCTTGTCGAGCGGACGACGGACGAATGGCTCGCCTCGTTCGACGATATCGGTCTGCCCAGCGGAGCGGTGCTCGGCGTGCCCGAGGCGGCGTCGCACGAGCAGGCGATTGCACGCGGCATGATCGTGGAA
The sequence above is a segment of the Caballeronia sp. Lep1P3 genome. Coding sequences within it:
- a CDS encoding CaiB/BaiF CoA transferase family protein; amino-acid sequence: MSDINPTAASMEPGKGPLAGMRVIELAHIMSGPICGMMLADMGADVIKVERIPNGDDCRRFAPILQSGESASFMIVNRNKRGIALDLKTQGGKDVLRKMLASADVVTENYRRGTMEKLGMGYESLKAVNPGLIYCAISGYGRSGPMADKGGFDLIAQGMSGLMSMTGEPGQAPIKAGSPVTDINAGILAALGISAAYARKKSTGLGQMVDTSLFEAGLQQMYWAFANYFADGTVLPKAGSANPTSAPYQAFRTRDGWINIGAANQSNYERLVGVLNIPGLAEDARFQTNAGRLKHREALVDILTARLVERTTDEWLASFDDIGLPSGAVLGVPEAASHEQAIARGMIVETEHPLAGRMRGIGLPIHFSDGAPNDSRPAPLLGQHTAEVLHEYGFDDARIQALKDEGAILETEVPV